The following are from one region of the Dethiosulfovibrio salsuginis genome:
- a CDS encoding HAD-IIA family hydrolase — translation MIADKYDAFFLDLDGVVYVGDRQTDGAASALERLRSMGKDLRFLTNNPTDGGEIVRRLKCLGIEAKEEEVVTSGTATARVLADRGVGPVWVLGHGGLRKAMTDVALSLADAPPCEAVVVGWDDGVTLGEIRRAALAIRKGALFVATNEDPTYPSSEGILSGVGVVVEALIAGSGIRPLSVGKPWTAMFDQAMKTLAPGRRAVMIGDTPYVDVLGAHRAGIDAILMGSAETYPGKLDFRNPDGRIDKLGDLFDDSISMGSWDSPAYPWPESVEPGVAGVVLDQSGRVLLMRRSDNRQWGIPSGHVEPGETVQTAVIREIREETGLYVEVDELIGLYSDPVSQVITYPDSRICHFVTSCFLCQVKGGSLITSGPETLDARFFDPHLLPEPLMSMHPTWLADALAPSGRPFVR, via the coding sequence GTGATAGCCGACAAATACGATGCTTTTTTTCTGGATCTGGACGGAGTCGTCTACGTAGGAGATCGTCAGACCGACGGGGCCGCCTCGGCTCTGGAGAGGCTCCGCTCCATGGGCAAAGACCTCCGGTTTCTCACCAATAACCCCACCGATGGAGGCGAAATAGTCCGTCGGTTGAAGTGTCTGGGGATAGAGGCAAAGGAGGAGGAGGTTGTTACCTCCGGGACCGCCACCGCCAGAGTGCTGGCGGACAGAGGAGTCGGTCCGGTATGGGTGCTAGGCCACGGCGGACTGAGAAAGGCCATGACCGACGTGGCTCTGTCCCTCGCTGATGCCCCGCCATGTGAGGCGGTGGTGGTAGGTTGGGACGACGGCGTGACGTTGGGAGAGATCCGGCGGGCCGCTTTGGCGATCCGGAAGGGGGCTCTTTTCGTCGCCACCAACGAGGATCCCACCTATCCCAGCTCCGAGGGAATCCTCTCGGGAGTCGGAGTGGTCGTGGAGGCCCTTATCGCTGGGAGCGGAATCAGGCCCCTGTCGGTTGGCAAACCGTGGACAGCTATGTTCGATCAGGCCATGAAGACGCTGGCTCCAGGAAGGCGTGCCGTCATGATCGGCGACACCCCTTACGTGGACGTTTTGGGAGCTCACAGGGCGGGCATAGACGCCATCCTTATGGGATCCGCCGAGACCTATCCAGGGAAACTGGATTTCAGAAACCCCGACGGCCGGATAGATAAATTAGGCGACCTGTTCGACGACTCGATATCAATGGGATCCTGGGATTCTCCTGCCTATCCTTGGCCCGAGTCGGTCGAACCAGGAGTCGCCGGGGTCGTACTGGACCAGTCGGGCAGGGTTCTCCTGATGCGTCGCTCCGACAACCGACAATGGGGTATCCCCTCAGGACACGTGGAACCGGGGGAGACGGTGCAAACCGCGGTGATCAGGGAGATCCGGGAGGAGACAGGGCTGTATGTGGAGGTCGACGAACTGATTGGTCTCTACTCCGACCCTGTCTCTCAGGTGATAACATATCCAGACAGCCGGATATGTCATTTCGTGACGAGCTGTTTCCTCTGTCAGGTCAAAGGAGGCTCTCTGATCACCTCCGGTCCCGAGACCCTCGATGCCCGATTCTTCGATCCCCATCTCCTGCCGGAGCCCCTGATGTCCATGCATCCCACATGGCTGGCCGACGCCCTGGCCCCTTCGGGCAGACCATTCGTGAGATAG
- a CDS encoding indole-3-glycerol phosphate synthase TrpC — protein sequence MILDRIAARKEQEVAALTAPRRSLFQALSEPGLSVIGEIKRGSPSVGSFALDADLPGKARAYAKGGVAGISVLTDRDFFFGGEEVLCSLRPVVDLPILRKDFLIHPVQLEQSRLIGADSVLLIVALLPGERLREMVSLAEDLGMDSLVEVHDLDELHRALDADARIVGINNRDLRDFSVDLSVSERLHGEIVRLGAREGRVVVAESGVHSGADGARLRAAGLDGVLVGEALMRSQDPASFVRQLRGLE from the coding sequence GTGATACTGGACAGAATAGCCGCCAGAAAGGAGCAGGAGGTGGCGGCCCTGACCGCTCCCAGAAGGTCCCTCTTTCAGGCCCTTAGCGAGCCGGGCCTGTCGGTGATAGGGGAGATAAAAAGGGGATCCCCTAGCGTAGGGTCCTTCGCCCTGGACGCCGACCTGCCGGGCAAGGCGAGGGCCTATGCCAAGGGCGGCGTGGCTGGTATATCGGTGCTGACTGACCGGGATTTTTTCTTCGGTGGCGAGGAGGTCCTCTGCTCCCTCCGGCCTGTGGTGGACCTGCCCATCCTTAGGAAGGACTTTCTGATCCACCCTGTCCAGCTGGAGCAGAGTCGCCTGATCGGGGCGGACTCGGTGCTTCTCATAGTGGCCCTTCTGCCAGGGGAGAGGCTCAGGGAAATGGTCTCCCTGGCCGAGGATCTTGGCATGGACTCGCTGGTGGAGGTCCACGACCTGGATGAGCTCCACAGGGCCCTGGACGCCGACGCCAGGATCGTCGGCATAAACAACCGAGACCTTCGGGACTTCTCGGTGGACCTGTCGGTGTCGGAACGGCTCCACGGCGAGATAGTCAGGCTCGGGGCCAGGGAGGGCAGGGTGGTGGTTGCGGAGAGCGGCGTCCACTCCGGGGCCGACGGGGCAAGGCTCAGGGCCGCCGGTCTTGACGGGGTGCTGGTGGGAGAGGCCCTGATGAGGTCCCAAGACCCCGCCTCCTTCGTCCGGCAGCTGAGGGGCTTGGAATGA
- a CDS encoding RNA-binding domain-containing protein yields MEIVDILQILSQGEDSKNQFKKNVVNADSLAAELVAFSNTLGGKFFIGVDDDGEIIGLEQKDIQNFNQLLSNTASQNVRPAINPLTEIFTIDGKRILVVDVPKGNNKPYQDKNGVIWVKNGSDKRRATSREEIQRLFQESGMIHGDVSPVNGITVADLDMAYFKAFFEKRYGKSLEDQEIPLGQLITNLNLGRDGILNVTGALLFSNFPEMYLPAYIVKAAVFPGTNIATEEYIDSRDISGKMSDVFQKTINFMLENVKHVQGEQGVNSVGKPEIPRVVLEELVANALVHRDYFISAPVRVFVFSDRIEIISPGHLPNNLTVENIKAGNSNTRNPVLASFAYQILPYRGFGSGIIRALAQYPDIEFIDDREGNIFKCVILRR; encoded by the coding sequence ATGGAAATCGTAGATATTTTGCAGATCCTTTCGCAAGGCGAAGACAGCAAAAATCAGTTTAAAAAGAACGTAGTGAATGCCGATAGTCTGGCCGCAGAGCTCGTTGCCTTCAGCAATACATTAGGCGGTAAGTTTTTTATCGGTGTCGATGATGACGGTGAAATTATAGGATTAGAGCAAAAGGACATCCAAAATTTCAATCAGCTTTTATCCAATACGGCTAGTCAGAATGTGAGACCTGCCATCAACCCGTTGACGGAAATTTTTACGATCGATGGAAAACGAATTCTCGTCGTCGATGTTCCCAAGGGAAACAACAAGCCTTATCAGGATAAAAACGGCGTGATATGGGTTAAAAACGGTTCGGATAAACGAAGGGCTACATCTCGGGAGGAGATACAGCGATTGTTTCAGGAGTCCGGTATGATTCATGGGGATGTATCTCCGGTCAATGGCATCACTGTGGCCGATCTTGACATGGCTTATTTCAAGGCTTTTTTCGAAAAACGATACGGCAAGTCCCTTGAGGATCAGGAGATCCCCCTTGGTCAGCTTATCACCAATCTCAACCTCGGTAGAGATGGTATATTGAACGTCACCGGTGCATTGCTGTTTTCTAATTTTCCTGAAATGTATCTCCCTGCTTATATCGTTAAAGCTGCGGTTTTCCCTGGAACTAACATCGCTACAGAGGAGTACATAGACAGTCGGGATATTTCCGGGAAAATGTCCGACGTTTTTCAAAAAACCATAAACTTTATGCTGGAAAACGTTAAGCATGTTCAGGGAGAGCAGGGTGTCAACAGTGTAGGAAAACCGGAAATTCCCAGGGTTGTCCTTGAAGAGCTTGTGGCCAATGCCCTCGTCCATAGGGATTACTTTATATCCGCTCCTGTTCGGGTGTTTGTGTTCTCCGACAGGATAGAGATAATCAGTCCAGGGCATCTACCCAACAATCTGACGGTGGAAAATATCAAGGCCGGAAACTCCAATACCCGTAATCCTGTGTTGGCCTCTTTCGCCTATCAGATTTTGCCTTACCGTGGTTTTGGATCTGGCATCATACGTGCCTTGGCTCAATACCCGGATATCGAATTTATCGATGATCGTGAAGGCAATATTTTTAAGTGTGTTATCTTGCGCCGTTAA
- the trpA gene encoding tryptophan synthase subunit alpha, whose amino-acid sequence MKDLGIFCGKKAVIPFVMTGDPDRDTTVKLVESMVEAGAVAVELGMPFSDPLADGPVIQEAGQRALASGTTLSSVLETAGRITERTSVPVILMGYVNPIMSYGFERFAKDASRSGVAAVIVPDLPFDEGDELHDALRAQGVTPILMVSPNIGDERLAEIGRRAEGFVYCVSLLGVTGQGGLHQGMKEYIERVRRHVSVPLALGFGIDGPERAASVAPMVDGVVVGSAVIKAFNEAGGGPEGVARGAKLVGDIVSAVG is encoded by the coding sequence ATGAAGGATCTTGGGATTTTTTGCGGCAAAAAGGCGGTTATTCCTTTCGTGATGACCGGAGATCCCGATAGGGACACCACGGTAAAGCTGGTGGAATCCATGGTTGAGGCTGGAGCCGTTGCGGTGGAGCTCGGTATGCCCTTCTCCGACCCTCTGGCCGACGGCCCGGTGATACAGGAGGCTGGGCAGAGGGCTCTGGCCTCCGGGACGACACTGTCGTCGGTTTTGGAGACCGCCGGAAGGATCACCGAAAGGACGTCAGTGCCGGTCATACTCATGGGTTACGTCAACCCGATTATGTCCTACGGATTTGAGAGGTTCGCCAAGGACGCCTCCCGGTCTGGGGTGGCGGCGGTGATAGTGCCCGACCTGCCCTTCGACGAGGGTGACGAGCTTCACGATGCCCTGAGGGCCCAGGGGGTGACACCTATACTGATGGTCTCCCCCAACATCGGCGACGAACGGCTGGCGGAGATAGGCCGAAGGGCCGAGGGATTCGTCTACTGCGTGTCCCTCCTCGGGGTGACCGGTCAGGGAGGGCTCCATCAGGGGATGAAGGAATATATCGAAAGGGTGAGACGGCACGTGTCGGTCCCTCTGGCGTTGGGCTTCGGCATAGACGGCCCGGAGAGGGCCGCCTCGGTGGCCCCTATGGTGGACGGCGTGGTGGTAGGAAGCGCGGTCATAAAGGCCTTCAACGAGGCAGGAGGAGGCCCGGAGGGAGTGGCCCGCGGGGCGAAGCTGGTGGGGGATATAGTCTCCGCTGTCGGATAG
- a CDS encoding AAA family ATPase, which yields MIKSISIKKFKSLVDMELELSDFTCLIGLNGSGKSTVLQAIDFIGQMMRGKLSDWARSRRWNWKDIPSRLGQKALGRVISFKVTAEVKAGMIVWDCQFNCAEKFLRCTKESVRSGSDSGNLLMEVKDGDYRIGAAPFRRIEFDYQGSILSQLKDSSLDGQAELLELKKLIGSIKSMDLLSPPQMRERARSVEEVGPGGEGLSAFIDGMTDKERRELIDSLREVYPHLRDVETKSLRSGWKELKFKEKYEEELVTEAHHMNDGTLRLATIFALLARDDRILLFDEIENGINPEVMEGLVQRMIEAPRQVIVTTHSPMILNYLSDEVAERSVILLYKNSEGHTKSTRFFDLPEARKKLTLLGPGEVFLDSDLREPVEIQES from the coding sequence ATGATAAAAAGCATATCGATAAAAAAATTCAAGAGTCTGGTTGACATGGAGCTTGAGTTGAGCGACTTTACATGTCTGATCGGCTTAAACGGATCAGGGAAATCCACGGTGCTTCAGGCCATCGATTTTATCGGCCAGATGATGAGAGGCAAACTCTCCGATTGGGCCAGGTCGCGACGTTGGAACTGGAAGGACATTCCATCTCGGCTAGGTCAGAAGGCCCTAGGAAGGGTTATTTCTTTCAAAGTAACGGCGGAGGTTAAAGCTGGAATGATAGTCTGGGACTGCCAGTTCAACTGCGCAGAGAAATTCCTTCGCTGCACTAAAGAGTCGGTAAGAAGTGGTAGCGATAGCGGTAACCTTCTCATGGAGGTTAAAGACGGTGATTATCGAATAGGGGCAGCCCCATTTCGTCGGATCGAATTTGATTATCAGGGGTCGATCCTATCTCAGCTAAAAGACTCCTCCTTAGATGGACAGGCCGAGCTTTTGGAGCTTAAAAAACTTATAGGATCGATCAAGTCCATGGACCTGCTCTCGCCTCCTCAGATGCGCGAAAGGGCCCGATCTGTGGAGGAGGTCGGACCTGGAGGAGAGGGTCTATCGGCCTTTATCGACGGTATGACCGATAAAGAGAGAAGGGAGCTCATTGACTCCCTGCGGGAGGTCTATCCTCACCTACGGGATGTAGAGACAAAATCCCTACGTAGCGGCTGGAAGGAGTTGAAATTTAAGGAAAAATACGAGGAAGAGCTAGTTACAGAGGCCCATCACATGAACGATGGAACCCTTCGTCTAGCCACTATCTTCGCCCTTTTGGCCCGAGATGACAGGATACTTCTGTTCGACGAGATTGAAAACGGAATCAACCCAGAGGTCATGGAAGGGCTGGTGCAGCGCATGATAGAGGCCCCTCGTCAGGTGATAGTGACGACTCACAGCCCTATGATACTGAACTATCTGAGCGATGAGGTTGCCGAACGCTCGGTGATACTGCTTTATAAAAACAGTGAGGGACACACCAAATCGACCCGTTTTTTCGATCTCCCCGAGGCGAGGAAAAAACTCACCTTGCTCGGTCCTGGCGAGGTTTTTCTGGATTCGGACCTAAGAGAGCCTGTGGAAATTCAGGAGAGCTAG
- a CDS encoding putative PDDEXK endonuclease: MPAKNKIRGNYFETKVVKILQGHFGLNDHECHRAQSSGNFRTEYGDIYFKDQERHPLIVECKYRKEISLDWFFPDFNPEVLSWVDQTRESEKKFKANFPSLSFLSILIAARPNQRDWYVVILNNSLNMPVPAKKFVVDGYEITTMSNLLKSLPKEF; this comes from the coding sequence TTGCCAGCAAAAAATAAAATCAGAGGAAATTACTTTGAAACAAAAGTAGTAAAAATTCTCCAAGGCCATTTTGGCTTGAATGACCATGAATGCCACAGGGCTCAATCGTCTGGGAATTTTCGGACGGAATATGGCGATATTTACTTTAAAGATCAAGAAAGACATCCACTGATAGTGGAGTGCAAATACAGAAAAGAAATTTCACTGGATTGGTTTTTCCCCGATTTCAACCCTGAGGTTTTGTCCTGGGTCGATCAGACAAGGGAGTCAGAGAAAAAGTTCAAAGCCAATTTCCCCTCTTTGAGCTTTCTGTCTATCCTGATAGCCGCCAGGCCAAATCAGCGAGATTGGTATGTCGTGATATTGAATAATTCATTAAATATGCCAGTCCCAGCGAAGAAATTTGTAGTAGATGGATATGAGATAACGACGATGTCAAACCTGTTGAAAAGCTTGCCTAAAGAGTTTTGA
- the trpD gene encoding anthranilate phosphoribosyltransferase has product MLRPALETLLRRENLSRSAMEEAMEAIMDGQAPEPQVAAFLACLRSKGETVEEISVAAKVMREKASAVAVSSTPLLDIVGTGGDCTGTFNISTVSALVVAACGVSVAKHGNRSVSSRCGSADLLEALEVPFLSSPDSVAHCIDRTGFGFLFAPNFHSAMKNVAPIRRAMGVRTIFNVLGPLTNPATPDRELMGVFSPELTVPMAQVLGSLGMKRAMVVHGHGGMDELSLSGPNVACLLDDGVLTEMEISPEDVGLSTAKEGYAAGGDARENRAIALSVLDGDEGPKKDVVLLNSGAALFVAGRVSSIAIGVAMAREVIDSGLARRKLEEVARTAKSLEGAA; this is encoded by the coding sequence GTGTTAAGACCTGCGCTTGAGACTCTGCTTCGCCGGGAAAACCTGTCCCGGTCCGCTATGGAGGAGGCCATGGAGGCCATCATGGACGGTCAGGCTCCAGAGCCCCAGGTGGCCGCCTTCCTCGCCTGTCTTAGGAGCAAAGGGGAGACGGTTGAGGAGATCTCCGTCGCGGCCAAGGTCATGAGGGAAAAGGCCTCCGCCGTTGCGGTGTCCTCTACCCCTCTTTTAGACATAGTGGGAACAGGAGGGGACTGCACCGGGACTTTCAACATATCCACCGTCTCCGCCCTGGTGGTGGCGGCCTGTGGGGTGTCGGTGGCAAAACACGGAAACCGGTCGGTGTCCAGCAGATGCGGAAGCGCCGACCTGCTGGAGGCTCTTGAGGTTCCATTTCTGTCCTCCCCCGACTCGGTGGCCCACTGTATCGACCGAACCGGCTTCGGGTTCCTCTTTGCCCCCAACTTCCACAGCGCCATGAAGAATGTGGCCCCCATAAGGAGGGCCATGGGCGTCAGGACCATCTTCAACGTCCTAGGACCTCTCACCAACCCCGCCACCCCCGATCGGGAGCTGATGGGGGTCTTCTCCCCCGAGCTGACCGTCCCTATGGCCCAGGTCCTCGGCTCTCTAGGTATGAAAAGGGCCATGGTGGTCCACGGCCACGGCGGAATGGACGAGCTATCCCTGTCCGGGCCGAACGTGGCCTGCCTCCTGGACGACGGAGTTCTCACCGAGATGGAGATATCCCCCGAGGACGTGGGCCTCTCCACCGCCAAAGAGGGCTACGCCGCAGGAGGGGACGCCAGGGAGAACCGGGCCATAGCCCTGTCGGTGCTGGACGGCGACGAGGGACCGAAAAAGGACGTGGTGCTGCTCAACTCGGGAGCCGCCCTTTTCGTGGCCGGAAGGGTCAGCTCCATAGCCATAGGGGTGGCCATGGCCAGGGAGGTCATAGACTCGGGGCTAGCCAGGAGAAAGCTGGAGGAGGTCGCCAGAACCGCCAAGTCACTGGAGGGAGCGGCGTGA
- a CDS encoding anthranilate synthase component II has translation MILMIDNYDSFTWNLVQMLSDFDHVEVVRNDQLSLDELEAMEPDRVVISPGPGTPANAGLSKEAIDRFKGKVPVLGVCLGHQAMAEVFGGTVVRAPVPCHGKVSPVIHRGEGILSGLPSPFGATRYHSLTVDERSLPIELHVTARTEDGMIMAMEHREHALFGVQFHPEAILTEGGRVLLGNFCRLSSGTSERGCRRVKTCA, from the coding sequence ATGATCCTTATGATAGACAACTACGATTCTTTCACCTGGAACCTGGTCCAGATGCTTTCCGATTTCGACCACGTGGAGGTGGTCAGAAACGACCAGCTCTCCCTGGACGAGCTGGAGGCAATGGAACCGGACCGGGTTGTCATATCCCCGGGCCCCGGAACCCCCGCCAACGCTGGTCTGTCCAAAGAGGCCATAGACCGTTTCAAGGGCAAGGTCCCGGTACTGGGGGTCTGTCTGGGCCATCAGGCCATGGCGGAGGTCTTCGGAGGGACGGTGGTCAGGGCCCCGGTTCCCTGTCACGGCAAGGTCTCACCGGTTATACACCGAGGCGAGGGTATCCTGAGCGGCCTGCCCTCTCCCTTCGGAGCTACGAGGTATCACTCCCTGACGGTGGACGAGAGGTCACTGCCTATAGAGCTCCACGTCACAGCCAGGACCGAGGACGGCATGATCATGGCCATGGAGCACAGGGAACACGCCCTTTTCGGGGTGCAGTTTCATCCCGAGGCCATACTGACCGAGGGAGGAAGGGTTTTGCTTGGTAATTTCTGCCGACTTAGTTCGGGAACTTCAGAGAGGGGTTGTCGTCGTGTTAAGACCTGCGCTTGA
- a CDS encoding anthranilate synthase component I family protein: MSFSIDDLGGSFTALDEFTSMAEVFDLVPLVWRGSSQGLDPADLYHGLSRSVKGSFLLESGGAGRYSFVGVEPERVFSSDGHSLRGELESYLNCLRPKTEGLPPFTGGVAGYFGYPMAEVWEPLFHGTDRKLKDDGSPKAVMMGFLTVIALDHRSGEVFVVENVRIPEGSDRGDHEALYLFASSKVVSLVRQLREIVPAPLPEGPCHVGPVTPEMDREDFLEMVKKGREHVAAGDVCQVVLSQAFSAETDLSSDEIYRALREGNPSPYLFRLELPHLELIGSSPEVHVKLEGGKTLIRPLAGTRKRGATEERDRELEQELRSDEKERAEHVMLVDLARNDLGRTCAFGSVEVTELLGVERYSQVMHLVSQVEGRIRDDRTALDLLETSFPAGTVSGAPKIRAMEIIEDLEPTPRGPYAGAVGYLGFDGNMDTCIAIRTMVRRGTKVTVQAGAGIVYDSLPEMEYLETENKARALFRALERAGEKRSSR; the protein is encoded by the coding sequence ATGAGTTTTTCTATCGACGATCTTGGGGGCTCTTTCACCGCACTGGACGAATTTACGTCCATGGCGGAGGTTTTTGACCTGGTCCCTCTGGTCTGGAGAGGTTCCTCCCAGGGGCTCGATCCGGCGGACCTCTACCACGGCCTAAGCCGATCGGTGAAGGGATCCTTTCTTCTCGAGAGCGGCGGAGCCGGCCGTTATTCCTTCGTCGGGGTGGAGCCAGAGAGGGTCTTCTCCTCCGACGGCCATTCGCTTCGGGGAGAGCTTGAGTCCTACTTAAACTGCCTCAGGCCAAAGACCGAGGGCCTTCCTCCTTTCACCGGAGGGGTTGCGGGATATTTCGGTTATCCCATGGCGGAGGTCTGGGAGCCCCTGTTTCATGGGACCGACAGAAAGCTCAAAGACGACGGATCGCCTAAGGCGGTGATGATGGGTTTTTTGACCGTGATAGCCCTGGACCACCGATCCGGCGAGGTCTTCGTCGTGGAGAACGTGAGGATCCCGGAGGGCTCCGACCGGGGCGATCACGAGGCCCTCTACCTCTTTGCCTCCTCTAAGGTTGTGAGCCTTGTTCGGCAACTCAGGGAGATCGTCCCCGCTCCGTTGCCCGAGGGGCCCTGCCACGTAGGGCCTGTTACGCCGGAGATGGACAGGGAGGACTTTTTGGAGATGGTCAAAAAGGGGAGGGAGCACGTGGCCGCCGGGGACGTATGTCAGGTGGTTCTGTCCCAGGCATTTTCCGCCGAGACGGACCTATCCTCCGACGAGATATACCGGGCCCTCAGGGAGGGCAATCCCTCTCCCTATCTGTTTCGATTGGAGCTGCCCCACCTGGAGCTCATAGGATCCTCCCCGGAGGTCCACGTCAAGCTGGAGGGAGGCAAAACCCTGATCCGCCCCCTTGCCGGGACCAGAAAGAGAGGGGCCACGGAGGAGAGGGACAGAGAGCTGGAGCAGGAGCTTCGGTCCGACGAGAAGGAGAGGGCGGAGCACGTCATGCTGGTGGACCTGGCGAGAAACGACCTTGGCCGGACCTGCGCTTTCGGCTCCGTGGAGGTGACCGAGCTTCTGGGGGTCGAGCGGTACTCCCAGGTGATGCACCTGGTTTCCCAGGTCGAGGGCAGAATAAGGGACGACCGCACCGCCCTCGACCTGCTTGAGACCTCATTCCCCGCCGGGACGGTCTCAGGGGCCCCGAAGATAAGGGCCATGGAGATCATAGAGGACCTGGAGCCCACGCCCAGAGGCCCCTACGCCGGGGCGGTTGGATACCTGGGGTTCGACGGCAACATGGACACCTGCATCGCCATAAGGACCATGGTCCGAAGGGGTACAAAGGTCACCGTTCAGGCGGGGGCGGGAATAGTCTACGACTCACTGCCGGAGATGGAGTATCTGGAGACGGAGAACAAGGCCAGAGCCCTTTTCAGGGCACTGGAGAGAGCTGGAGAGAAGAGGTCGAGCAGATGA
- a CDS encoding phosphoribosylanthranilate isomerase → MKAKICGLTAREDVAAAVELGYDCLGFILAPSPRRVSLHQARALLEDRPKTPTVAVVVDPAPSELEAIVSSGLFDYVQFHGSEGPETVGSVPSMSIKAFGICGPEDLERALSFQAADLLLLDGPRGGGGRRFDWSMLKGLRIDRPWMLAGGLGLDNLEEGMSLGPDWVDLNSGLEVSPGVKDRAKMAAAMEMVEGFNRRKELRHE, encoded by the coding sequence ATGAAGGCCAAAATTTGCGGCCTGACTGCGAGGGAGGACGTGGCGGCGGCGGTGGAGCTGGGATACGACTGCTTAGGCTTTATCCTGGCCCCCAGCCCCAGAAGGGTTTCCCTACATCAGGCCCGGGCTCTCCTGGAGGACAGGCCCAAAACACCCACCGTGGCGGTGGTGGTGGACCCCGCTCCCTCGGAGCTGGAGGCCATAGTCTCCAGCGGCCTCTTCGACTACGTCCAGTTTCACGGCTCCGAGGGGCCCGAGACCGTGGGGTCGGTCCCCTCGATGAGCATAAAGGCCTTCGGAATATGTGGCCCGGAGGATCTGGAGAGGGCCTTGTCGTTTCAGGCCGCCGACTTGCTCCTCCTGGACGGACCTAGAGGGGGAGGGGGACGGAGGTTCGACTGGTCCATGCTGAAAGGCCTTAGGATAGATCGCCCCTGGATGCTGGCGGGAGGCTTGGGGCTGGACAACCTGGAGGAGGGGATGTCCCTGGGGCCCGACTGGGTGGACCTGAACAGCGGGCTAGAGGTGTCCCCGGGGGTGAAGGATAGGGCCAAGATGGCCGCGGCCATGGAGATGGTCGAGGGCTTTAACCGACGGAAGGAGCTGCGTCATGAATAA
- the trpB gene encoding tryptophan synthase subunit beta — translation MNKKGYFGPYGGRYVPETLFPALEELDRAYEAIRADRDFQEELKVLLNKYSGRPTALYHAERLSDSLGIKVYLKREDLNHTGAHKINNALGQALIARRLGKNRIIAETGAGQHGVASATAAARFGMECTVFMGEVDIARQRMNVDRMRLLGAQVVPVSSGNKTLKDATNEAIRHWVAHVEDCHYIIGSVVGPHPYPSMVRDFQRVIGDEVKEQIMAEEGRLPDALVACVGGGSNAMGIFYPFVDDSVRMIGVEAAGHGIETGEHAVTLSGGRVGVLHGSRSYLLQTDDGQVIEPYSLSAGLDYPGVGPQHSFFKDTGRVEYVSVTDDQAVAAYGKLCSLEGIIPALESSHALAHLEVMARDGRDGLVVVNLSGRGDKDMDSVRPFLLGEDER, via the coding sequence ATGAATAAAAAGGGATATTTCGGACCTTACGGAGGTCGTTACGTGCCGGAGACGTTGTTTCCGGCCCTGGAGGAGCTGGACAGGGCCTACGAGGCCATTAGGGCGGATAGGGATTTTCAGGAGGAGCTGAAGGTACTGCTCAACAAGTACAGTGGTCGCCCTACGGCCCTCTATCACGCCGAGAGGCTTTCCGACTCCCTGGGCATAAAGGTGTACCTTAAGAGGGAGGACCTCAACCACACAGGGGCCCACAAGATAAACAACGCCCTGGGACAGGCCCTCATAGCCCGTCGCCTGGGGAAAAATAGGATTATCGCCGAGACAGGGGCGGGCCAGCACGGGGTGGCCAGCGCCACCGCCGCCGCCAGGTTCGGCATGGAATGCACCGTCTTCATGGGAGAGGTGGACATAGCCAGACAGAGGATGAACGTCGACCGAATGAGGCTTCTAGGGGCCCAGGTCGTCCCGGTATCCTCGGGAAACAAAACCTTGAAGGACGCCACCAACGAGGCGATTCGCCACTGGGTCGCCCACGTGGAGGACTGCCACTACATAATTGGCTCCGTCGTAGGACCCCATCCCTATCCCTCTATGGTGCGGGACTTCCAGAGGGTCATAGGGGACGAGGTGAAAGAGCAGATCATGGCCGAGGAGGGGCGACTTCCCGACGCCCTGGTGGCCTGCGTCGGAGGGGGGAGCAACGCCATGGGCATATTCTACCCCTTCGTGGACGACTCCGTTCGTATGATAGGGGTCGAGGCGGCGGGCCACGGCATCGAGACAGGGGAGCACGCAGTCACCCTCTCCGGCGGCAGGGTAGGGGTGCTGCACGGAAGCCGGTCCTACTTACTTCAAACCGACGACGGACAGGTCATAGAGCCCTACTCTCTGTCCGCAGGACTGGACTATCCGGGAGTTGGGCCACAGCACAGTTTCTTCAAGGACACAGGCAGGGTCGAGTACGTCTCGGTCACCGACGATCAGGCTGTGGCGGCCTACGGTAAGCTCTGCTCCCTGGAGGGAATCATACCGGCCCTGGAGAGCTCCCACGCCCTGGCCCATCTTGAGGTCATGGCGAGAGATGGAAGGGACGGCCTGGTGGTGGTGAACCTCTCGGGCAGAGGGGACAAGGACATGGACTCGGTGAGGCCTTTTTTGCTTGGGGAGGACGAAAGATGA